One Patescibacteria group bacterium DNA segment encodes these proteins:
- a CDS encoding lyase family protein, with translation MDGQWDIYDNISPIDYRYWKQKVAEYLSERAFIKYKLLVELALITVLCRWKICPPEAVDQVKSACDKVTAPDVYAEEKRIGHDIRALVNCIRKWIADTIKRFVHMTATSFDISDTANAARYRDVVMNVLVPSLVKLEQVLMTLALETANVRQIGRTHGQHANPITFGFAITSYVSRLGECIEMLKDRAKALRGKFSGAVGAYNASGLFFDDPEQFETEVLAEMDLLPAECSTQVVPPEGLIRLMTEVTIAAGIMANLSDDMRHLQRSEIGEIGEEFQSDQVGSSTMPQKQNPINFENVKSCWKIVVARIITVFMDQISEHQRDLTNSASARINGETIAYVVAMADRLSNTMAKMRVNKGNMDRNLAMSRNLGAAEPLYIILSYLGHPDAHEKVRQLTLIAQQNRSTLEAVALADPEVEPYFKDMTQHQRSIISDPTQYIGIAPDKAGKVCRNWQKRLLA, from the coding sequence ATGGACGGTCAATGGGACATATATGACAATATTTCCCCGATCGATTATCGGTATTGGAAACAGAAGGTGGCGGAATATCTGTCTGAGAGAGCCTTTATCAAATATAAACTTTTGGTAGAACTGGCTCTTATCACGGTACTCTGTCGCTGGAAGATCTGCCCTCCCGAAGCAGTTGATCAGGTTAAGTCTGCTTGCGACAAAGTGACTGCACCAGATGTTTACGCTGAAGAAAAGCGAATTGGTCACGACATTCGAGCACTGGTCAACTGCATCCGGAAGTGGATCGCTGATACAATTAAACGATTTGTTCACATGACGGCTACTTCGTTTGATATCTCGGACACAGCTAATGCTGCTCGGTATCGCGACGTAGTCATGAATGTGCTGGTACCATCTCTGGTTAAACTTGAGCAGGTGCTGATGACTTTAGCGCTGGAAACCGCTAATGTTCGCCAAATCGGCCGGACTCACGGCCAACATGCCAACCCGATTACCTTTGGCTTTGCTATTACGTCCTATGTCTCTCGTTTAGGCGAGTGTATAGAGATGTTAAAAGATCGAGCCAAAGCGTTGAGAGGGAAGTTCTCTGGAGCAGTCGGGGCCTACAATGCATCTGGATTATTTTTCGATGATCCAGAACAATTTGAGACCGAGGTGTTGGCGGAAATGGACTTATTGCCAGCGGAGTGCTCCACTCAGGTGGTGCCTCCAGAGGGCTTAATTCGTCTCATGACCGAAGTCACTATTGCTGCCGGCATTATGGCTAATCTGTCTGATGACATGCGCCACCTCCAACGTTCCGAAATTGGTGAAATCGGTGAAGAGTTCCAAAGCGATCAGGTTGGGTCATCAACTATGCCTCAAAAGCAGAATCCCATCAATTTCGAGAATGTAAAGAGCTGTTGGAAAATTGTGGTGGCTCGGATTATCACTGTGTTTATGGATCAGATCAGTGAACACCAGCGAGATCTCACCAATTCAGCATCAGCTCGCATCAATGGTGAAACTATCGCCTATGTAGTTGCGATGGCCGATCGATTATCTAACACAATGGCGAAAATGCGAGTGAATAAGGGGAATATGGATCGGAATTTAGCTATGAGCCGAAACCTCGGCGCTGCCGAACCGCTCTATATTATTCTGTCTTATCTTGGTCATCCTGATGCCCATGAAAAAGTCAGACAGCTCACACTCATCGCCCAACAAAACCGCAGTACACTTGAGGCAGTGGCTTTGGCTGATCC